A genomic stretch from Flavobacterium humidisoli includes:
- a CDS encoding IS6 family transposase (programmed frameshift) has protein sequence MNTKGHCYPKYIILQAVYFKLRFTLSYRDVEELMKIRGVIVDPATIQRWVYKFAPLLEAEMKKRKGRVWASWRLDETYIKVKGIWCYLYRAVDKLGNTVDFLLTRKRQRMSAQSFLIKAISNNYRPRVVNIDKSGSNTAAIKVYNKRSFSKIKIRQCKYLNNIVEQDHRFIKWRIQNGLGFKSFESARRTLSGIEVVYMLRKNQMVRPRITMFKSFCKLAA, from the exons ATGAATACTAAAGGTCATTGTTATCCAAAATACATAATTCTTCAGGCAGTATATTTCAAGCTAAGATTTACACTTAGTTACCGTGATGTTGAAGAACTAATGAAGATTAGAGGAGTCATTGTGGATC CTGCCACGATTCAGCGTTGGGTTTATAAGTTTGCACCTTTGCTTGAGGCAGAGATGAAGAAGAGAAAAGGCAGAGTGTGGGCGAGTTGGAGATTGGATGAGACCTACATCAAAGTAAAAGGTATTTGGTGTTATTTATATCGAGCAGTAGATAAATTAGGCAATACGGTTGACTTTCTTTTGACCAGAAAAAGACAGAGAATGAGTGCGCAGTCATTTCTAATTAAAGCAATTAGTAATAACTACAGACCAAGAGTAGTAAACATTGATAAAAGCGGTTCTAATACTGCCGCTATCAAAGTCTATAACAAACGCTCATTCTCAAAGATTAAAATCCGACAGTGTAAATATCTCAACAATATTGTAGAACAGGATCATCGTTTTATAAAGTGGCGTATACAAAACGGATTAGGTTTTAAAAGTTTTGAATCGGCCAGACGAACATTGAGCGGAATTGAAGTTGTGTATATGCTGAGAAAGAATCAAATGGTTAGACCAAGGATAACTATGTTTAAATCATTCTGTAAATTGGCGGCCTAA